GGCACGCACACCCAAAATATGTAGAGGCTATTTCTTGTCAAGTATCCGAACTCGGATTTTATTCCAATGCCATCCAAAATCCGCTTCAGGTTCAATTGGCCGATAAGTTAGAAGCGCTTTCAGGTTGTAAAGATTACGAGTTGTTTTTGTGTAATTCTGGAGCAGAAGCTAATGAAAATGCTCTAAAATTAGCGTCATTTAAAACAGGGAATTCTAGAGTTCTGGCGTTTAAAAATGGTTTTCACGGACGTACATCGGCTGCGGTTGCAGCGACCGATAATCCGGGTATCGTTGCGCCAATTAATGCGCAACAAGAAGTGACTTTTCTTGAATTAGACGATATTGCTGGCGTAAAAGCCGAATTAGAAAAAGGGGATGTATGTGCTGTTATTGTTGAGTTTATTCAAGGCGTTGGGGGTCTGGATCAAGGCTCGGCTAAGTTTTTCAATGAAGTTGATAAACTTTGTAAAGCTAACAACACGTTTTTTATCGCCGATGAGGTGCAATCGGGATACGGACGTTCAGGTAAGTTTTTTGCTTTTCAGCATTATAATGTTACACCAGACATTATATCGATAGCAAAAGGTATGGGTAACGGTTTCCCTATGGGAGGAATTTTAATCCACCCGAGTATAGAAGCTAAATTTGGTATGTTAGGTACCACTTTTGGCGGTAATCACTTGGCATGTGCTGCTGGTTTATCGGTTTTAGAGGTTATTGAAGACCAAAAACTGATAGATAATGTGCAAGTGATGTCTGAGTATTTTATAAAAATCGCTAAAACCATTCCGCAGATAAAAAATATTAAAGGAAAAGGTTTAATGCTCGGATTAGAATTTGACTTTGAAGTTGGCGACTTAAGAAAACGCTTAATTTATGAAAATCATATTTTTACTGGTGGTGCTTCAAACAAAAAATTATTAAGAATATTACCTCCGTTAACCGTTAGGAAAGAGCATATCAATATGTTTTTTGAAGCCCTAATTGAAGTGTTACCAGAGGTG
This genomic interval from Tamlana carrageenivorans contains the following:
- a CDS encoding aspartate aminotransferase family protein, with translation MPLFNVYPLYDVTPVSGKGVYVYDKNGTEYLDLYGGHAVISIGHAHPKYVEAISCQVSELGFYSNAIQNPLQVQLADKLEALSGCKDYELFLCNSGAEANENALKLASFKTGNSRVLAFKNGFHGRTSAAVAATDNPGIVAPINAQQEVTFLELDDIAGVKAELEKGDVCAVIVEFIQGVGGLDQGSAKFFNEVDKLCKANNTFFIADEVQSGYGRSGKFFAFQHYNVTPDIISIAKGMGNGFPMGGILIHPSIEAKFGMLGTTFGGNHLACAAGLSVLEVIEDQKLIDNVQVMSEYFIKIAKTIPQIKNIKGKGLMLGLEFDFEVGDLRKRLIYENHIFTGGASNKKLLRILPPLTVRKEHINMFFEALIEVLPEVESAEELQAQKI